Below is a genomic region from Caulobacter rhizosphaerae.
GGGCCCACTGCAACGTGGCCCGCATGGGCGGCCACGCGGCTTAGGTTTCAAATCCTCCCCCTGTGGGGGAGGTGTCGGCGGAGCCGACGGAGGGGGGGAGTGATCGGCCGATAGCCGGTCCTACGATCTCCGCCCCTAGAACTCCCCCCACCGATCGCTGTGCGATCGCCTCCCCCACAGGGGGAGGGGTAGGTCAGCGCCCCCGCATCTTCCCCTTGCCCAGGCCGATCGACTTGGCGAAGTCGGAGCGGCGCTCGGCATATGCGGGGGCCACCATCGGGTAGTCGCCGGGCAGCGACCATTTGCGCCGGTATTCCTCGGGGCTCATGTCGTAGTGGGTGCGCAGGTAGCGCTTGAGCATCTTCAGCTTCTTGCCGTCTTCCAGGCAGACGATGTAGTCGCGCTGCACCGACCGCGAGACCGGCACGGCGGGCTTGTTGCGCTCGGTGGGCTGCTGGTCGGTTTGCGCGCCGTTCAGGGCCGACAGGGCGCCATGGACCGAGCGGATCAGGTCGGGGATGGCCGTGCGCGCCACGGTGTTCTGGGCCACGTAGGCGGCGACGATGCTCGCGCTCAAGCCCAGAATGTCGACGTCGTCTTCATGGGGCCCCGCCTCGCCGTACGCCGTCGCCATACTCTTTCCCGCCTGTCTTCGATCTGGTTGGAAGTCGCCAAAA
It encodes:
- a CDS encoding MucR family transcriptional regulator → MATAYGEAGPHEDDVDILGLSASIVAAYVAQNTVARTAIPDLIRSVHGALSALNGAQTDQQPTERNKPAVPVSRSVQRDYIVCLEDGKKLKMLKRYLRTHYDMSPEEYRRKWSLPGDYPMVAPAYAERRSDFAKSIGLGKGKMRGR